A single genomic interval of Daucus carota subsp. sativus chromosome 1, DH1 v3.0, whole genome shotgun sequence harbors:
- the LOC108205223 gene encoding aspartyl protease AED3, with amino-acid sequence MKASNPLTLSNMIFFAFALVFISTAQGQTCDKPQQASTLQVFHVNSPCSPFRSQNHVSWEESVLQMQSEDKSRLQYLSSLAVAKKSVVPIASGRGIIQSPTYVVRAMIGTPPQTFLMAVDTSSDAAWVPCSGCIGCPSSTFASEKSTSYKTLGCQAPQCKQVLNPTTCTAIACSFNTTYGGSTVAANLSQDSLKLALDVIPSYTFGCIQKTTGNSVPPQGLLGLGRGPLSLLSQTQSLYKSTFSYCLPSYKSPNFSGSLRLGPTAQPIRIKYTQLLKNPRRSSLYYVNLVAIKVGKKIVDIPASAFAFNPTTGAGTVFDSGTTFTRLVQSAYIPVRNEFRRRMGKTATVSSLGGFDTCYNVPITIPSITFMFSGMNVTLPQDNFLIHSSSGSTTCLAMAGAPDNVNSVLNVIASLQQQNHRVLFDVPNSRLGVARETCT; translated from the exons ATGAAGGCCTCAAACCCCTTAACCCTCTCCAACATGATCTTCTTTGCATTTGCACTTGTCTTCATTTCTACAGCCCAAGGCCAAACATGTGACAAGCCACAGCAAGCCTCCACCCTCCAAGTCTTCCATGTCAACAGCCCATGCTCCCCATTCCGGTCGCAGAACCACGTCTCATGGGAGGAAAGTGTGCTTCAAATGCAGTCAGAAGACAAGTCCAGGCTCCAGTACTTGTCAAGCCTCGCTGTCGCGAAGAAATCTGTGGTGCCTATTGCCTCAGGGAGAGGGATTATACAAAGCCCAACTTATGTGGTGAGGGCTATGATTGGAACACCTCCACAAACATTCCTTATGGCTGTGGATACCAGTAGTGATGCTGCTTGGGTGCCCTGCTCTGGCTGCATTGGCTGCCCTTCTTCCACTTTCGCTTCCGAAAAATCGACATCTTACAAGACTCTTGGCTGTCAAGCTCCCCAATGCAAACAG GTCCTCAACCCCACCACTTGCACCGCCATTGCTTGCAGCTTCAACACAACCTACGGAGGCTCCACGGTGGCGGCAAACCTCTCACAAGATTCCTTAAAACTCGCATTAGACGTCATCCCAAGCTACACTTTCGGGTGCATCCAGAAGACCACAGGCAACTCGGTGCCACCACAAGGCCTTCTAGGCCTCGGCAGGGGTCCATTGTCACTACTGTCACAAACTCAGAGCCTCTACAAATCCACATTCTCTTATTGCCTGCCTAGCTACAAGTCACCCAACTTCTCCGGTTCGCTCCGGTTGGGTCCCACCGCTCAACCCATTCGGATCAAGTACACCCAATTGCTAAAGAACCCGAGAAGATCATCACTTTACTATGTCAACTTAGTGGCCATCAAAGTCGGCAAGAAAATTGTTGACATTCCGGCTAGCGCATTCGCATTCAATCCCACCACCGGAGCAGGAACCGTTTTTGATTCAG GCACCACCTTCACTCGGCTTGTGCAATCAGCCTACATTCCAGTGAGAAACGAATTCCGCAGACGTATGGGCAAAACCGCAACCGTATCATCGCTAGGCGGATTCGACACGTGTTATAATGTCCCGATCACCATCCCCTCGATCACATTCATGTTCTCCGGCATGAACGTGACCCTGCCACAAGACAATTTCCTGATCCACAGCAGCTCTGGCAGCACCACTTGCCTCGCCATGGCAGGGGCACCAGACAACGTGAACTCTGTCCTCAATGTCATTGCCAGCTTGCAACAACAGAACCATAGAGTGCTCTTCGATGTTCCAAATTCAAGGCTTGGAGTAGCCCGGGAGACATGCACTTAG
- the LOC108206749 gene encoding hydroxyproline O-arabinosyltransferase RDN2 isoform X2 — MIARKPLGRSTILFMVLLVIGSFFGTYTLITLIFENRTPNSLKEGVSVIDPVIEMPQTVKKTEHGKMLFHIALTATDAAYSKWQCRIMYYWYKKQKDLPGSDMGKFTRILHSGKSDNLVNEIPTYVVDPLPTGLDRGYIVLNRPWAFVQWLEQATIEEEYILMAEPDHIFLRPLPNLGYGELPAAFPFFYIKPAENEKILRKFFPVEKGPVTNIDPIGNSPVIIRKDLLEKIAPTWMNVSLRMKDNPESDKTFGWVLEMYAYAVASALHGVQHILRKDFMLQVPNSPLGSGNWEKVHPTLHLRL; from the exons ATGATCGCGAGGAAACCTTTGGGACGTTCCACAATTTTGTTCATGGTACTTCTGGTTATTGGGTCTTTCTTTGGCACATATACTTTGATAACATTGATATTTGAAAATAGAACACCTAATTCTTTAAAAGAAGGTGTGTCAGTGATTGATCCTGTAATTGAGATGCCTCAGACTGTGAAGAAAACAGAACACGGCAAGATGCTGTTTCACATTGCCCTCACAGCAACTGATGCTGCATATAGCAAATGGCAGTGTCGGATCATGTACTATTGGTATAAGAAGCAGAAAGATTTGCCAGGATCAGATATGGGAAAATTCACCAGGATTTTGCATTCGGGGAAATCTGACAACCTGGTAAATGAGATTCCTACCTATGTGGTTGACCCCCTTCCAACAGGTTTAGACCGG GGTTACATTGTTTTAAATAGACCATGGGCGTTTGTGCAGTGGCTGGAACAGGCAACGATCGAAGAAGA ATATATATTAATGGCAGAACCTGATCACATATTTTTACGTCCACTGCCTAATTTGGGATATGGTGAACTTCCCGCCGCCTTTCCCTTTTTCTACATCAAACCCGCGGAAAATGAGAAAATCTTGAGGAAATTTTTTCCTGTGGAGAAAGGTCCTGTAACTAATATCGATCCAATTGGAAACTCTCCTGTTATTATTCGCAAG GATTTGTTAGAGAAAATCGCTCCTACATGGATGAATGTTTCTTTGAGAATGAAGGATAATCCAGAATCAGATAAAACATTTGGATGGGTGCTAGAAAT GTATGCATATGCTGTGGCTTCTGCTTTGCACggtgtgcaacatattcttcggAAAGATTTTATGCTACAGGTTCCAAACT CCCCCTTGGGATCTGGAAACTGGGAAAAGGTTCATCCTACATTACACTTACGGTTGTGA
- the LOC108206749 gene encoding hydroxyproline O-arabinosyltransferase NOD3 isoform X1, with protein MIARKPLGRSTILFMVLLVIGSFFGTYTLITLIFENRTPNSLKEGVSVIDPVIEMPQTVKKTEHGKMLFHIALTATDAAYSKWQCRIMYYWYKKQKDLPGSDMGKFTRILHSGKSDNLVNEIPTYVVDPLPTGLDRGYIVLNRPWAFVQWLEQATIEEEYILMAEPDHIFLRPLPNLGYGELPAAFPFFYIKPAENEKILRKFFPVEKGPVTNIDPIGNSPVIIRKDLLEKIAPTWMNVSLRMKDNPESDKTFGWVLEMYAYAVASALHGVQHILRKDFMLQPPWDLETGKRFILHYTYGCDYNMKGELTYGKIGEWRFDKRSYLQGPPPKNLPLPPPGVPESVGTLVKMVNEATANIPNWES; from the exons ATGATCGCGAGGAAACCTTTGGGACGTTCCACAATTTTGTTCATGGTACTTCTGGTTATTGGGTCTTTCTTTGGCACATATACTTTGATAACATTGATATTTGAAAATAGAACACCTAATTCTTTAAAAGAAGGTGTGTCAGTGATTGATCCTGTAATTGAGATGCCTCAGACTGTGAAGAAAACAGAACACGGCAAGATGCTGTTTCACATTGCCCTCACAGCAACTGATGCTGCATATAGCAAATGGCAGTGTCGGATCATGTACTATTGGTATAAGAAGCAGAAAGATTTGCCAGGATCAGATATGGGAAAATTCACCAGGATTTTGCATTCGGGGAAATCTGACAACCTGGTAAATGAGATTCCTACCTATGTGGTTGACCCCCTTCCAACAGGTTTAGACCGG GGTTACATTGTTTTAAATAGACCATGGGCGTTTGTGCAGTGGCTGGAACAGGCAACGATCGAAGAAGA ATATATATTAATGGCAGAACCTGATCACATATTTTTACGTCCACTGCCTAATTTGGGATATGGTGAACTTCCCGCCGCCTTTCCCTTTTTCTACATCAAACCCGCGGAAAATGAGAAAATCTTGAGGAAATTTTTTCCTGTGGAGAAAGGTCCTGTAACTAATATCGATCCAATTGGAAACTCTCCTGTTATTATTCGCAAG GATTTGTTAGAGAAAATCGCTCCTACATGGATGAATGTTTCTTTGAGAATGAAGGATAATCCAGAATCAGATAAAACATTTGGATGGGTGCTAGAAAT GTATGCATATGCTGTGGCTTCTGCTTTGCACggtgtgcaacatattcttcggAAAGATTTTATGCTACAG CCCCCTTGGGATCTGGAAACTGGGAAAAGGTTCATCCTACATTACACTTACGGTTGTGACTACAATATGAAG GGTGAGCTGACATATGGGAAAATTGGAGAGTGGCGATTTGACAAGAGATCATATCTTCAAGGGCCTCCACCGAAAAACCTGCCTCTGCCTCCTCCTGGAGTTCCTGAAAGTGTG GGGACTCTCGTGAAAATGGTCAATGAAGCTACTGCTAACATTCCTAATTGGGAGTCATGA